In Candidatus Poribacteria bacterium, the DNA window ATGCTGTCACAGGACAGGAAATAGAGATGGAGCAAAATTTCTGGGTGGCTTTTCAGGGAAACTTCACTGCGGATATCAACAGCGTCGCGTTCAGTCCCGATGGACGGATGATCGCAGGTGGGATCAACGAAAGTGAAGTTATTTGTATTTGGGACGCTGCCACGGGTGAGAACCTCAGATTCATGAAGGAAAATGCGCCGAATGCTTTGCATTGGGTCAATACGGTGGCATTCAGTGTCGATAGCAAGATACTCGCAAGTGGCAGTGAGGATGGCAATCTCTATCTGTGGGATGTGGAGACAGGTAGAAGGCTGAAAGCTCTTACCGAAGATGCGAAGAATATCTTTAGTGTCGCCTTCAGTAGGGACGGCAAAACGTTAGCGAGTGGCGATGCGGGGAACACGATCCGTTTGTGGGATATTGCTACCGGTGCGCTATTGAAAACACTCGTTGGGCATACGAATTGGGTCTTCAGCGTTGCTTTCAGTCCAGATGGTCAGACGCTTGCAAGCGGAAGTTGGGACAAGACCATTCGACTCTGGGATACAACTACAGGGCAGCAACTGAAAGTGCTTACTGGACATACGCTGACTGTGTGGAGTGTCGCGTTCAGTCCGGATGGATTAACCCTCGCGAGTGGGAGTCATGACAAGACCATCCGACTCTGGAATGTTGCTACCGGTGCGCACATCGCAACCCTCACGGGGCACACAGCACCTGTCAAGAGTGTTGCGTTCAGTCCGGGTGTAACGCTTGCAAGCGGCAGTATGGATGGTACAGTCCGTCTATGGGACCTTACGTCTCCTTTGTTATTGCGAAAAAGGGAAGAAGAATAGGGTGAATGAGGGACTGTGAATTTGTGTGTTCCGATGGCACAGGCTGACAGCCTATGCTACAAGTGTGAACTATAGAATTATTTACCGGCGTGACTGAATCGCCTGTACCAGAAGT includes these proteins:
- a CDS encoding WD40 repeat domain-containing protein, encoding MRTLVTVALLMLGGAEMVSVKSENATQKEESTMQTTSAQDLSHIIIDLATRRGVHSVAFSPDGSIVASDKDNTVKLWDAVTGQEIEMEQNFWVAFQGNFTADINSVAFSPDGRMIAGGINESEVICIWDAATGENLRFMKENAPNALHWVNTVAFSVDSKILASGSEDGNLYLWDVETGRRLKALTEDAKNIFSVAFSRDGKTLASGDAGNTIRLWDIATGALLKTLVGHTNWVFSVAFSPDGQTLASGSWDKTIRLWDTTTGQQLKVLTGHTLTVWSVAFSPDGLTLASGSHDKTIRLWNVATGAHIATLTGHTAPVKSVAFSPGVTLASGSMDGTVRLWDLTSPLLLRKREEE